One Lujinxingia sediminis DNA segment encodes these proteins:
- a CDS encoding carboxypeptidase regulatory-like domain-containing protein, whose translation MRQILVALIALFVLLPTSQAFADELSGRLADGWTDTPIEGATVEVLGLNVRVTTDSEGRWEFDLPEGEYELSIEAPVFGEVHESRLVHQRVPQVRPARAYVYTSDFYDRGVPAASYPVGLPSTSGRIDDPAGPLELWRLWGSAPELASALYEIPASQPPIIRVGRRADHTGGDGCTDSSNPIVAIDEMTLDEYVKGVLPPEIGVFRSLAGASEVYKAFAIAARSYGLYFVLRYGPGNRRELGRSVPPHNYSWFHIDDTACNQRYDDQRLTITTDAAEAVSELIMVKRGSPTTLDKYEYAASCGKHGTRPMYQSALVDDNAPTSACAGSWCGHNSCAAHEDNPNVAGSDRCLVRGICQWGAISWAASGKTYTWMLDHYQPNTELRTLASAGSDPAVRLTGYVYEDPEDKVGSAIAGATVRLSDGQQDTAGSNGAYNFDRVLLSEGEVTIEASAPGYHSATLEKTLEAGVTNWGSIRLEVDPTWAPEPNPEPEPEPEDPVDAGGDAPDVDGADVGVDDSGFGDGGTSGDSWAGGESQMSVLSASSGVGGGCQAAPGLPAPLLLTLMLFLLGVPGGRRR comes from the coding sequence ATGCGCCAGATCCTCGTCGCCCTCATCGCTCTTTTTGTGCTGCTACCGACCTCGCAGGCCTTTGCCGATGAGCTCAGCGGACGGCTGGCCGACGGCTGGACGGACACCCCCATTGAGGGAGCCACAGTCGAAGTGCTGGGTTTGAACGTCCGGGTCACCACCGACTCCGAAGGACGCTGGGAGTTTGATCTTCCAGAAGGGGAGTACGAGCTTTCGATTGAGGCGCCGGTCTTCGGTGAGGTTCACGAGAGCCGCCTGGTCCACCAGCGCGTGCCGCAGGTGCGTCCGGCGCGCGCCTACGTCTACACCTCGGACTTCTATGATCGGGGCGTGCCGGCGGCGTCCTATCCGGTGGGGCTCCCCTCAACCTCGGGGCGCATCGACGACCCGGCCGGTCCGCTGGAGCTGTGGCGTCTCTGGGGAAGCGCTCCGGAGCTGGCCAGCGCGCTCTATGAGATCCCGGCTTCCCAGCCGCCGATCATTCGCGTGGGGCGGCGCGCCGACCACACCGGTGGTGATGGCTGCACGGACAGCTCCAACCCGATCGTGGCCATCGATGAGATGACGCTCGATGAGTACGTCAAAGGGGTGCTTCCCCCGGAGATTGGCGTCTTCCGTAGCCTGGCCGGTGCCAGCGAGGTGTATAAAGCCTTCGCCATCGCCGCGCGCAGCTACGGGCTCTACTTTGTGCTGCGCTACGGCCCGGGCAACCGCCGTGAGTTGGGGCGCTCGGTGCCGCCGCATAATTACTCCTGGTTTCATATCGACGATACGGCCTGCAACCAGCGCTACGACGATCAACGCCTCACGATTACCACCGACGCTGCCGAGGCGGTCTCCGAGCTGATCATGGTCAAGCGCGGCTCACCCACCACCCTCGACAAGTACGAATACGCGGCGAGTTGCGGCAAGCACGGCACTCGCCCGATGTATCAGAGCGCGCTTGTGGACGATAACGCCCCTACGAGTGCATGTGCGGGGAGCTGGTGCGGGCACAACAGCTGCGCGGCGCACGAAGACAATCCCAACGTCGCCGGCAGCGACCGCTGCCTGGTGCGAGGCATCTGCCAGTGGGGCGCGATCTCGTGGGCGGCCAGCGGCAAGACCTACACCTGGATGCTCGACCATTATCAGCCCAACACCGAGCTCCGAACGCTGGCCTCCGCTGGCAGTGACCCGGCCGTGCGACTGACCGGCTACGTGTATGAAGATCCTGAAGATAAAGTCGGCAGCGCCATCGCCGGTGCCACCGTGCGCTTGAGCGACGGCCAGCAGGATACCGCCGGGTCCAACGGTGCCTACAACTTTGATCGCGTGCTCCTCTCGGAGGGCGAGGTCACCATTGAGGCCAGCGCACCGGGGTATCATAGCGCCACGCTGGAGAAGACGCTGGAGGCCGGTGTCACCAACTGGGGAAGCATCCGCCTGGAGGTCGATCCGACCTGGGCGCCGGAGCCCAATCCTGAGCCCGAGCCCGAGCCCGAAGATCCGGTGGACGCCGGCGGTGACGCTCCCGACGTTGATGGGGCCGATGTCGGCGTGGATGACTCCGGGTTTGGCGACGGGGGCACCTCGGGGGATTCCTGGGCCGGCGGTGAGTCGCAGATGAGTGTGTTGAGCGCGTCCTCCGGCGTGGGCGGAGGCTGCCAGGCGGCGCCGGGCCTTCCGGCACCTCTTTTGCTCACGCTGATGCTCTTTTTGCTGGGCGTGCCGGGAGGTCGCCGGCGTTGA
- a CDS encoding DUF6178 family protein, translating to MSALTAAMTPEHVSTHLKGRIMSNDKIVELNPHRTSPGIARALIAGQDTSLGPGNPVEQIQAILDRPDAEAFIPSVNPHSLFRLIKEAGFDQGVDLVPYASPEQIQVIIDLDCWEGDHLSGRRMATWMAVLVAEADDGRLKKVIRELDPEVIALYFKAHIEAVEVLDPEEGIPDHLPDRVELSPDNAYALVYTDDEDIAALMRALVKRLYEVDPAMAWTLFEAVRWELTSQMEEMALQWRTSRLEEFGYVARTEALAVYGYLNPVRFRERWEKGDIEAKVQLAAPETFDVPRVLVENLDERLFFFTVVDALEDEALIERIAAELTALNNRTMIADGIEPGEIETGREVVRRTGGYLSLGLEFVSRTELARAERVIRTVPLRQLFQVGYSLAHNLKLKAAQLEQRPTLTLVEDLPYSLLNPDEAALFEGLSAVRPTYAADRATFDIFHTQSQVDQAALRIGMLAFKQLWLFGVTRHRVEDLAALLYNDKLVNEADQASFDVFFATSLATHLIAGKPWVRGLTEAELRELPQKLRQAPWGDDPIGFFEPVIGPILVELPPATSGLATRWLRETLAQLVDELAEVSEFIGAEPYTEVLLVAAE from the coding sequence ATGTCAGCGCTGACGGCGGCGATGACGCCTGAGCACGTCTCCACGCATCTCAAAGGGCGAATCATGAGCAACGATAAGATCGTCGAGTTGAACCCGCATCGTACAAGCCCGGGCATCGCCCGGGCGTTGATCGCCGGTCAGGACACTTCGCTTGGGCCGGGCAATCCCGTTGAGCAGATCCAGGCCATCCTCGATCGTCCCGATGCGGAAGCCTTCATTCCGAGCGTCAATCCGCACAGCCTCTTTCGGCTTATTAAAGAGGCGGGGTTTGATCAGGGCGTCGATCTGGTGCCTTACGCCAGCCCCGAGCAGATTCAGGTCATCATTGACCTGGACTGCTGGGAGGGCGACCACTTGAGCGGCCGCCGCATGGCCACCTGGATGGCGGTACTGGTGGCCGAGGCCGACGACGGGCGCTTAAAAAAGGTGATCCGCGAGCTCGATCCGGAGGTTATCGCGCTTTATTTCAAGGCGCATATCGAGGCCGTCGAGGTGCTCGATCCGGAGGAGGGCATCCCCGATCATCTCCCGGACCGGGTGGAGCTGAGCCCGGACAACGCCTACGCGCTCGTCTACACCGACGATGAAGACATCGCCGCGTTGATGCGCGCGCTGGTCAAACGTCTCTACGAGGTGGACCCGGCGATGGCCTGGACGCTTTTTGAGGCGGTGCGCTGGGAGCTGACCTCGCAGATGGAGGAGATGGCGCTGCAGTGGCGCACGAGCCGTCTGGAGGAGTTCGGTTATGTGGCGCGCACCGAGGCGCTGGCCGTCTACGGCTACCTGAACCCGGTGCGTTTTCGCGAGCGCTGGGAGAAGGGCGACATCGAGGCCAAGGTCCAGCTTGCTGCCCCCGAAACCTTTGATGTGCCGCGGGTGCTGGTGGAGAACCTCGATGAGCGCCTCTTCTTCTTCACGGTCGTCGATGCGCTTGAGGATGAGGCGCTCATCGAGCGCATCGCCGCCGAGCTGACCGCGCTCAACAACCGCACGATGATCGCCGACGGCATTGAGCCCGGCGAGATCGAGACGGGCAGGGAGGTGGTGCGTCGCACCGGAGGCTACCTGAGTCTGGGGCTGGAGTTTGTCTCCCGCACCGAGCTTGCGCGGGCGGAGCGGGTGATCCGCACGGTGCCGCTGCGACAGCTCTTTCAGGTGGGCTACTCGCTGGCACACAACCTCAAACTCAAAGCTGCGCAGCTTGAGCAGCGTCCCACGCTCACGCTCGTTGAAGATCTGCCCTACTCGCTGCTCAACCCCGATGAGGCCGCGCTCTTTGAGGGCCTGAGTGCGGTGCGGCCGACGTATGCCGCCGATCGTGCGACCTTTGATATCTTCCATACGCAGTCGCAGGTCGATCAGGCTGCGCTTCGCATCGGGATGCTGGCCTTTAAGCAGCTCTGGCTCTTCGGGGTGACGCGTCATCGGGTCGAAGATCTGGCCGCGCTCCTCTACAACGACAAGCTGGTCAATGAGGCCGACCAGGCCAGCTTCGATGTCTTCTTTGCGACCTCGCTGGCCACCCACCTGATCGCCGGGAAGCCCTGGGTGCGCGGGCTGACGGAAGCGGAGCTTCGCGAGCTTCCACAGAAACTCCGGCAGGCCCCCTGGGGTGACGATCCGATCGGATTTTTTGAGCCGGTGATCGGACCGATTCTGGTGGAGCTTCCGCCGGCGACCAGTGGATTGGCCACGCGCTGGCTGCGCGAGACACTGGCGCAGCTGGTCGATGAACTCGCTGAGGTCAGCGAGTTCATCGGCGCGGAGCCCTACACCGAGGTGTTGCTCGTGGCGGCCGAATAG
- a CDS encoding lysine--tRNA ligase produces the protein MSELPEHLKAWPYREAHKIVERVEKTKSGDEKGDKPTLFETGFGPSGLPHIGTFAEVARTTWVRKAYEHLTGRPTRLVAFSDDLDGLRKVPQNMPNQELIAEHLGKPLCDIPDPFGEEDSFSGYMNAQLRRFLDSFGFEYDFVSSNEQYRSGAFNPGLTRILEKYEEVRGVITPTLSQEKRADWSPFFPICRKCGKVYTTRITGVNPDAGTVSYTCDKSFRGIESCGNQDTVPVTDGNVKVGWKVDWAMRWYVLGVDYEMYGKDLIESAELSAKIVRVLGGEPPAGMFYELFLDENGAKISKSVGSGLTIDEWLQYGTLESLSWFIFQNPTKAKKLHFDVIPRSTDDHLQARAEFGRADEDERINNPITFIEYDKIDAGQDLGFESDLTYSMILNLVSVLNTGDKAIIREYLQRYDAHSEADDAVIDDMIDRAARYYRDFIVPTKKYELPPDEMMPSVHQLREFLAGYEGNDAEELQSATYSAGKDQGVALGKWFKTMYRMLLGQDRGPRLGTFIHLYGVKETLALIDERIAQKEAEDVSADGGDDA, from the coding sequence ATGAGTGAGTTGCCCGAACACCTCAAAGCCTGGCCCTACCGCGAAGCCCACAAAATCGTGGAGCGCGTCGAGAAGACCAAATCCGGCGACGAGAAGGGCGATAAACCCACGCTCTTTGAGACGGGCTTTGGCCCCAGCGGCCTGCCACATATCGGCACCTTCGCCGAGGTCGCCCGCACCACCTGGGTACGCAAAGCCTACGAGCATCTCACCGGTCGCCCCACTCGCCTGGTGGCGTTTAGCGACGACCTCGACGGCCTACGAAAAGTTCCGCAGAACATGCCCAACCAGGAGCTCATCGCCGAGCACCTGGGCAAGCCGCTTTGTGATATCCCCGATCCTTTTGGCGAGGAAGATAGCTTCTCGGGCTACATGAACGCGCAGCTGCGCCGTTTTCTGGATTCGTTCGGCTTTGAGTACGACTTCGTCTCGTCCAACGAACAGTACCGCAGCGGCGCGTTTAACCCCGGCCTCACGCGCATCCTGGAGAAGTATGAGGAGGTGCGCGGTGTGATTACGCCCACGCTCAGCCAGGAGAAGCGCGCGGACTGGAGCCCCTTCTTTCCCATCTGTCGCAAGTGCGGCAAGGTCTACACCACCCGCATCACCGGCGTAAATCCTGACGCCGGCACCGTGTCCTACACCTGCGATAAGTCCTTCCGCGGCATTGAGTCCTGCGGCAATCAGGACACCGTCCCGGTCACCGATGGCAATGTCAAAGTCGGCTGGAAGGTCGACTGGGCGATGCGCTGGTATGTGCTCGGCGTCGACTACGAGATGTACGGCAAGGACCTCATTGAGTCTGCCGAACTCTCCGCGAAGATCGTGCGAGTGCTCGGCGGCGAGCCGCCGGCGGGCATGTTTTATGAGCTCTTTCTGGATGAGAACGGGGCGAAGATCTCCAAGAGCGTCGGCAGCGGTCTGACCATCGACGAGTGGCTGCAGTACGGCACGCTCGAGAGCCTGAGCTGGTTCATTTTTCAGAACCCCACCAAGGCCAAAAAGCTGCACTTCGACGTGATCCCCCGCTCCACCGACGACCACCTGCAGGCCCGCGCCGAGTTCGGTCGCGCCGATGAGGACGAGCGCATCAACAACCCGATCACCTTCATTGAGTACGATAAGATCGACGCCGGCCAGGATCTCGGCTTTGAGAGCGATCTGACCTACTCGATGATCCTCAACCTGGTGAGCGTGCTCAATACCGGCGACAAAGCGATCATCCGCGAGTACCTGCAGCGCTACGATGCCCACTCCGAGGCCGATGATGCTGTGATCGACGACATGATCGACCGCGCGGCCCGCTACTATCGGGACTTCATCGTTCCCACCAAAAAGTATGAGCTTCCGCCGGACGAGATGATGCCGAGTGTGCATCAGCTGCGCGAGTTTCTGGCCGGCTACGAGGGCAACGACGCTGAAGAGTTGCAGTCAGCCACCTACTCCGCCGGCAAAGATCAGGGGGTGGCACTGGGCAAGTGGTTTAAGACGATGTACCGCATGCTGCTCGGCCAGGATCGCGGCCCGCGCCTGGGCACCTTTATTCACCTCTACGGGGTCAAGGAGACCCTGGCGTTGATCGATGAGCGCATCGCGCAGAAAGAGGCCGAAGATGTCAGCGCTGACGGCGGCGATGACGCCTGA